One Acidobacteriota bacterium genomic window carries:
- a CDS encoding nitrilase-related carbon-nitrogen hydrolase, with the protein MRLALAQIRSTEDPDYNLRRALESMERARDEGADAVAFAEVVLNRFFPCRRGDASAAALAQTIPGPITDAVAAQAKKLGLVTIFNLYERDGDRYFDSSPVFDADGSLLGVTRMIHITDYPGFHEQDYYHPGDRGARVYQTAAGRVGVAICYDRHYPEYMRALGVAGAEWVAIPQAGTVGEWPEGLYEAEVQTAAFQNGYFAALVNRVGDEGELCFAGESFAVDPDGGFLGRAKSGEEDLLVVDLDLTRCSKSNARQLFWRHRRPELYGEWLGLGDPEE; encoded by the coding sequence ATGCGCCTAGCTCTCGCCCAGATCCGATCCACCGAGGATCCCGACTACAACCTTCGCCGGGCTCTGGAGTCCATGGAACGGGCTCGGGACGAGGGGGCCGATGCCGTCGCCTTTGCCGAGGTGGTGCTCAACCGCTTCTTTCCATGTCGCCGGGGTGATGCCTCGGCTGCTGCCCTGGCCCAGACCATTCCCGGTCCCATCACCGACGCCGTCGCCGCGCAGGCGAAGAAGCTCGGGCTGGTCACCATCTTCAACCTCTACGAGCGGGATGGCGACCGCTACTTCGACAGCTCGCCGGTCTTCGACGCCGATGGCTCGCTGCTGGGGGTCACCCGCATGATCCACATCACTGATTACCCGGGTTTTCACGAGCAGGACTACTACCACCCCGGGGACCGCGGCGCGCGGGTCTACCAGACCGCCGCCGGGCGGGTGGGGGTGGCCATCTGCTACGACCGCCACTATCCGGAGTACATGCGCGCGCTGGGGGTCGCCGGGGCGGAGTGGGTGGCGATTCCTCAGGCGGGGACCGTCGGCGAGTGGCCCGAAGGGCTCTACGAGGCGGAGGTGCAGACCGCCGCCTTCCAGAACGGCTACTTCGCGGCGCTGGTCAATCGGGTGGGGGACGAGGGAGAGCTGTGTTTCGCCGGGGAATCCTTCGCCGTCGACCCCGATGGCGGCTTTCTGGGGCGCGCCAAGAGCGGCGAGGAGGATCTGCTGGTGGTGGATCTGGATCTCACTCGCTGCTCCAAGAGCAACGCCCGCCAGCTCTTCTGGCGCCACCGCCGACCGGAGCTCTACGGGGAGTGGTTGGGGCTAGGGGATCCGGAGGAGTGA